The following coding sequences lie in one Mycobacterium sp. DL440 genomic window:
- the hsaA gene encoding 3-hydroxy-9,10-secoandrosta-1,3,5(10)-triene-9,17-dione monooxygenase oxygenase subunit, translated as MTSIEQRDVQAVLAGIDELLPTLRERAQETEDLRKLPDANVKALEDIGFFKLLQPEQWGGLQCDPTVFYEAVRRLASACGSTGWVAGIIGVHNWHLALFDQQAQEDVWGEDTSVRISSSYAPMGAGVVTETGDGYIVNGAWNWSSGCDHASWAFLGGPVIKDGRPVDFGSFLIPRTDYQIDDVWNVVGLRGTGSNTVVVKDVFVPKHRFLSYKAMNDGTAGGYQTNTAPVYKMPWGTIHPTTISAPIVGMAYGAYDAHVEHQGKRVRAAFAGEKAKDDPFAKIRIAEAASDIDAAWRQLSGNVADEYALLVAGEEIPFELRARARRDQVRATGRAIASIDRLFEASGATALSNDAPVQRFWRDAHAGRVHAANDPERAYLIFGNNEFGLPPADTMV; from the coding sequence GTGACATCCATTGAACAGCGTGACGTCCAGGCAGTTCTGGCCGGCATCGACGAACTGCTGCCGACGCTGCGTGAGCGCGCTCAGGAGACCGAGGATCTGCGCAAGCTGCCCGATGCGAACGTCAAGGCACTGGAAGACATCGGTTTCTTCAAGCTGCTCCAGCCCGAGCAGTGGGGCGGCCTCCAGTGCGACCCGACGGTTTTCTACGAGGCGGTCCGGCGGTTGGCCAGCGCCTGCGGTTCCACCGGCTGGGTGGCCGGCATCATCGGTGTGCACAACTGGCACCTGGCGCTGTTCGATCAGCAGGCTCAGGAAGATGTCTGGGGCGAGGACACCTCGGTCCGGATTTCCTCGTCCTACGCCCCGATGGGTGCCGGTGTCGTGACCGAGACCGGTGACGGCTACATCGTCAACGGCGCCTGGAACTGGTCCTCGGGTTGCGATCACGCCAGCTGGGCCTTCCTGGGTGGCCCGGTCATCAAGGACGGCCGGCCGGTCGATTTCGGCAGCTTCCTGATCCCGCGCACCGACTACCAGATCGACGACGTCTGGAACGTCGTCGGGCTGCGCGGCACCGGCAGCAACACCGTCGTGGTCAAGGACGTGTTCGTGCCCAAGCACCGCTTCCTGTCCTACAAGGCGATGAATGACGGCACCGCCGGCGGGTACCAGACCAACACCGCTCCGGTGTACAAGATGCCTTGGGGCACAATCCATCCCACCACCATCTCGGCCCCCATCGTGGGTATGGCCTACGGCGCCTACGACGCGCACGTCGAGCACCAGGGCAAGCGCGTCCGCGCCGCCTTCGCCGGCGAGAAAGCCAAGGACGATCCGTTCGCCAAGATCCGGATCGCCGAGGCGGCCAGCGACATCGACGCGGCCTGGCGTCAGCTGTCGGGCAATGTCGCCGACGAGTACGCACTGCTGGTCGCGGGTGAGGAGATCCCGTTCGAGCTGCGGGCCCGCGCCCGTCGCGATCAGGTGCGTGCCACCGGCCGTGCGATCGCCTCGATCGACCGGCTCTTCGAGGCCTCGGGTGCCACCGCGCTGTCCAACGACGCTCCGGTGCAGCGGTTCTGGCGTGACGCTCACGCCGGCCGGGTGCACGCCGCCAACGATCCCGAGCGGGCCTACCTGATCTTCGGCAACAACGAGTTCGGCCTGCCCCCGGCCGACACGATGGTCTGA
- a CDS encoding LacI family DNA-binding transcriptional regulator, producing the protein MPRSPHPPRRATLASLAAELKVSRTTISNAYNRPDQLSAELRDRIFDAAKRLGYAGPDPVARSLRTRRAGAVGLIITERLNYSFSDPAALDFVAGLAESCEAVGQGLLLVAIGPNRSFEDGSAAILAAGVDGFVVYSASDDDPYLQVVRQRQLPVVVVDQPKDVPGVSRVGIDDRGGMRRLAEHVLELGHHDIGLLTMRLGRGWPHESTKPALADPDRMLSPHFHVQRERIHGVYDAMTAAGLAPDKLTVVESYDHLPTSGGAAAEVALDANPRITALMCTADVLALSAMDYLRSRGIYVPGEMTVTGFDGVPEALSRGLSTVVQSGVAKGRRAGELLHNPPRDGLPVIEVLETEVVRGRTSGPPA; encoded by the coding sequence ATGCCAAGGAGTCCCCACCCGCCGCGGCGGGCCACCCTGGCTTCGTTGGCGGCCGAACTCAAGGTTTCGCGCACCACGATCTCCAACGCCTACAACCGGCCGGACCAGTTGTCCGCAGAGCTTCGCGACCGGATCTTCGACGCGGCCAAGAGGCTGGGCTACGCCGGACCGGATCCGGTGGCGCGCTCGTTGCGGACCCGCAGGGCCGGTGCGGTGGGGCTGATCATCACTGAGCGACTCAATTATTCGTTCAGCGATCCCGCCGCACTGGATTTCGTTGCCGGACTTGCCGAATCCTGCGAAGCGGTGGGGCAGGGGCTGCTGCTGGTGGCCATCGGGCCCAATCGCAGTTTCGAGGACGGTTCGGCGGCCATACTCGCCGCGGGTGTCGACGGATTCGTGGTGTATTCGGCTTCCGACGACGATCCGTATCTGCAGGTGGTGCGTCAGCGACAGTTGCCCGTCGTGGTGGTCGATCAGCCGAAAGACGTCCCCGGGGTCTCGCGGGTCGGCATCGATGATCGCGGCGGGATGCGGCGATTGGCCGAGCATGTGCTGGAGCTGGGCCATCACGACATCGGCCTGCTGACCATGCGGCTGGGCCGGGGCTGGCCGCACGAGAGCACGAAACCCGCACTGGCAGATCCGGATCGGATGCTGTCGCCGCATTTCCATGTGCAGCGCGAGCGGATCCACGGTGTGTACGACGCGATGACGGCCGCCGGCCTGGCCCCCGACAAGCTGACCGTGGTGGAGAGCTACGACCATCTGCCGACATCCGGCGGTGCCGCGGCCGAGGTGGCGCTGGATGCCAATCCCCGCATCACCGCGCTGATGTGCACCGCGGACGTGCTGGCCTTGTCGGCCATGGATTATCTGCGCTCCCGCGGTATCTATGTGCCGGGGGAGATGACGGTGACGGGGTTCGACGGGGTGCCCGAGGCATTGAGTCGCGGCCTGTCCACGGTGGTGCAGTCCGGTGTGGCCAAGGGGCGGCGCGCCGGGGAACTGCTGCACAATCCGCCGCGGGATGGGCTGCCGGTGATCGAGGTGCTGGAAACCGAGGTGGTGCGCGGGCGGACGTCGGGCCCGCCGGCCTAG
- a CDS encoding metal ABC transporter solute-binding protein, Zn/Mn family yields the protein MQTVIVIAVLPPLNLRAVATALLLATPFALAACGSEETQQPEAGGNCVTTPVNVVVSVDQWGDIVSALGGDCAKVTTVVAGSSVDPHDFEPAPADAAKFQGARLVVINGGHYDEWATKLAQSTAPDAIVLRAVGESDDPSANPHAWYDPVAVTGVADAVTEELSQMAPDAKDYFAQRRAEFTTSMQPYQQLITDIKTKAPGKRYAATETVFDDMAAAVGLVNQTPAGYQAASSNDTEPSPADLDTFLRLLADHGVDVLIYNTQTEGSLPKQIRAAAESAGIPVVDVTETVAPGTDSFEAWQVNQLTALAKALGVQS from the coding sequence ATGCAAACGGTTATCGTTATCGCCGTGCTCCCGCCCCTGAATCTCCGCGCCGTGGCCACCGCGTTGTTGCTGGCCACACCATTCGCCCTCGCCGCCTGCGGCTCAGAGGAAACCCAGCAACCCGAGGCCGGTGGGAACTGCGTGACCACGCCCGTCAACGTGGTCGTCAGCGTCGACCAGTGGGGCGACATCGTGTCCGCCCTGGGGGGTGACTGCGCGAAGGTGACCACGGTGGTGGCCGGCTCGTCGGTCGATCCCCACGACTTCGAGCCCGCGCCCGCGGATGCGGCCAAGTTCCAGGGCGCCCGACTGGTCGTCATCAACGGTGGCCACTACGACGAGTGGGCGACCAAGCTCGCCCAGAGCACGGCACCGGATGCCATCGTGCTGCGCGCCGTCGGTGAGTCCGACGATCCCTCGGCCAACCCGCACGCCTGGTATGACCCGGTCGCGGTGACCGGCGTGGCCGATGCGGTGACCGAGGAACTGAGCCAAATGGCTCCGGACGCAAAGGATTACTTCGCGCAGCGCCGCGCCGAGTTCACCACCTCGATGCAGCCCTACCAACAACTGATCACCGACATCAAGACCAAGGCGCCCGGTAAGCGCTATGCCGCCACCGAAACCGTGTTCGACGACATGGCAGCCGCGGTCGGCCTGGTCAATCAGACACCCGCGGGCTATCAGGCCGCGTCGTCCAACGACACCGAACCGTCGCCGGCCGATCTGGACACGTTCCTGCGACTGCTCGCCGATCATGGGGTCGATGTGCTGATCTACAACACGCAGACCGAGGGCTCGCTGCCCAAGCAGATCCGGGCGGCCGCCGAGAGCGCCGGAATTCCGGTGGTCGATGTCACGGAAACGGTGGCGCCGGGAACGGATTCGTTCGAGGCTTGGCAGGTGAACCAACTGACTGCGCTCGCCAAAGCGCTCGGGGTCCAGAGCTAG
- the otsB gene encoding trehalose-phosphatase — translation MSLPVELQQALARAALIPRLLITSDFDGTLAPIVNNPADARPLRDAAETLIALADLPGTATALISGRALEVLRDLSGMPAAVHLVGSHGAEFDSGFTHPIDRSLLDTIAAELTAIAGARPGVTVELKPASVALHVRNAEPADADSALGQARAASQTWDAQLTEGKAVLEFAVITTDKGEAIDILRDEHEASAVIYFGDDVTDEKAFRRLRDGDVGVKVGPGETLAEYRVDEPEDVAAALKYLLDARRSAETAFQQKKVE, via the coding sequence GTGAGCCTTCCCGTCGAACTCCAGCAGGCACTCGCCCGGGCCGCACTCATACCCCGGCTGCTGATCACCTCCGATTTCGACGGCACCCTCGCCCCGATCGTGAACAACCCGGCCGACGCGCGTCCGCTGCGCGACGCTGCCGAGACCCTGATCGCACTCGCCGACCTGCCCGGCACCGCGACCGCGCTGATCTCCGGGCGGGCACTCGAGGTGCTGCGGGACCTGTCGGGCATGCCCGCAGCCGTGCACCTCGTCGGCAGCCACGGCGCCGAGTTCGACTCCGGATTCACCCACCCCATCGATCGCTCCCTCCTCGACACGATCGCCGCCGAACTCACCGCGATCGCCGGCGCCCGGCCCGGGGTGACCGTCGAACTGAAGCCGGCCAGCGTGGCGCTGCACGTCCGCAACGCCGAACCTGCCGACGCCGACTCCGCGCTGGGGCAGGCACGTGCGGCGTCGCAGACCTGGGATGCGCAGCTGACCGAGGGCAAGGCCGTCCTCGAGTTTGCCGTGATCACCACCGACAAGGGCGAGGCCATCGACATTCTGCGCGACGAGCACGAGGCGTCCGCGGTGATCTACTTCGGCGACGACGTCACCGACGAGAAGGCGTTCCGCCGGCTGCGCGACGGCGACGTGGGCGTCAAAGTAGGGCCGGGCGAAACGCTCGCCGAATACCGGGTCGACGAACCCGAAGATGTTGCGGCAGCACTGAAATACCTGCTCGACGCGCGCCGCTCCGCCGAAACCGCATTCCAGCAGAAAAAGGTCGAGTAG
- a CDS encoding acyl-CoA dehydrogenase, producing MSGASATITDEQFAARDLVRSWAGATDTAAAVRSGEHDADAWRRPFQGLAELGIFSVAVPEEQGGAGGTVEDLCAMVDEAAAALVPGPVATTALATLVVTDDAVLEALVSGERTAGAALSGDLTFDDGKVSGAAEYVLGADAAGVLLLPAGDRVVLVDASAAGVSIELLTATDFSLPLARVVLDSAPAQVLEVSRQRFEDVTATVLAAEAAGLARWTLQTATEYAKVREQFGKPIGSFQAIKHMCAEMLLRSEQISVSAADAALAVSESDDSQLSIAAAVAVAAGVEAAEANAKDCIQVLGGIGITWEHEAHLYLRRAYGISHALGGRRRWIRRVSALTQQGVRRELRIDLESVAGLRPEISAAVAEVAALPVEKRQVALAESGLLAPHWPRPYGRNATPAEQLLIDQELAAAEVERPDLVIGWWAVPTVLEHGSPEQIDRFVPATLRGDLAWCQLFSEPGAGSDLAALRMKAVRAEGPNGEPGWKLTGQKVWTSAAQKAHWGVCLARTDADAPKHKGITYFLIDMKTPGIMIRPLREITGDELFNEVFFDDVFVPDEMVVGTVNDGWRLARTTLANERVAMAGGTALGNPMEELLRTLGAQPDVDPADLDRLGELILTAQVGSLLDQRIAQLAVSGHDTGAQASSRKLIGVRYRQTLAEFRLELSDGGGAVRNHEVHDFLNTRCLTIAGGTEQILLTVAGERLLGLPR from the coding sequence ATGTCCGGCGCGTCTGCCACCATCACCGACGAGCAGTTTGCCGCGCGTGACCTGGTTAGGAGCTGGGCTGGCGCAACCGACACTGCCGCGGCAGTCCGATCCGGTGAACATGATGCCGATGCATGGCGGCGGCCGTTTCAGGGTCTCGCAGAACTAGGGATCTTCAGCGTGGCGGTCCCCGAGGAGCAGGGTGGCGCCGGCGGCACTGTCGAGGACCTGTGCGCGATGGTCGACGAGGCCGCTGCCGCGCTGGTGCCCGGTCCGGTGGCCACCACGGCCCTGGCAACCCTCGTCGTCACCGATGACGCCGTGCTGGAAGCCCTGGTATCGGGTGAGCGCACCGCCGGCGCGGCGCTGAGCGGGGACCTGACGTTCGATGACGGCAAGGTGTCGGGCGCCGCCGAGTACGTCCTGGGCGCGGATGCGGCCGGCGTGCTGTTGCTGCCCGCCGGCGACCGCGTGGTGCTGGTCGACGCGAGTGCCGCAGGCGTCAGCATCGAACTGCTCACCGCCACCGATTTCTCGCTGCCACTGGCCCGGGTCGTGCTCGATTCGGCGCCCGCGCAGGTGCTCGAGGTCTCACGGCAGCGGTTCGAGGACGTCACCGCGACCGTGCTGGCCGCCGAGGCCGCCGGCCTGGCCCGCTGGACCCTGCAGACCGCCACCGAGTACGCCAAGGTGCGCGAGCAGTTCGGCAAGCCGATCGGCAGCTTCCAAGCCATCAAGCACATGTGTGCCGAGATGCTGCTGCGCTCCGAGCAGATCTCGGTGTCGGCGGCCGACGCGGCGCTCGCGGTGTCGGAATCCGATGACTCCCAGTTGTCGATCGCCGCTGCGGTGGCGGTCGCCGCGGGCGTGGAGGCGGCCGAGGCCAACGCCAAGGACTGCATCCAGGTGCTCGGCGGTATCGGTATCACCTGGGAGCATGAGGCGCATCTGTATCTGCGTCGCGCATACGGGATTTCGCATGCGCTCGGTGGCCGGCGCCGGTGGATTCGCCGGGTCTCCGCGCTGACCCAGCAGGGAGTGCGCCGTGAGTTGCGGATCGATCTGGAGTCGGTGGCCGGTCTGCGTCCGGAGATCAGCGCCGCGGTCGCCGAGGTGGCCGCGCTGCCGGTGGAAAAGCGGCAGGTGGCGCTGGCCGAGTCTGGATTGCTGGCGCCGCACTGGCCACGTCCCTACGGCCGCAACGCAACTCCTGCCGAACAACTGCTGATCGACCAGGAACTCGCGGCGGCCGAGGTGGAGCGCCCTGACCTGGTGATCGGCTGGTGGGCGGTGCCGACCGTCCTCGAGCACGGCAGCCCCGAACAGATCGACCGGTTCGTGCCCGCCACGCTGCGCGGTGACCTGGCGTGGTGCCAGCTGTTCTCCGAGCCGGGCGCCGGGTCCGACCTGGCCGCACTACGCATGAAAGCGGTTCGGGCAGAAGGCCCGAACGGTGAGCCGGGTTGGAAGCTGACCGGTCAGAAGGTGTGGACCTCGGCGGCGCAGAAGGCGCACTGGGGTGTGTGCCTGGCGCGCACCGACGCCGACGCTCCCAAACATAAAGGCATCACCTACTTCCTGATCGACATGAAGACACCCGGCATCATGATCCGCCCGCTGCGCGAGATCACCGGTGATGAGCTGTTCAACGAGGTGTTCTTCGACGACGTATTCGTGCCCGACGAGATGGTCGTGGGCACCGTCAACGACGGCTGGCGGTTGGCGCGCACCACGCTGGCCAACGAGCGGGTGGCGATGGCCGGCGGGACGGCGCTGGGCAATCCGATGGAGGAGCTGCTGCGCACCCTCGGCGCGCAGCCTGATGTGGACCCGGCCGATCTGGACCGCCTCGGCGAGTTGATCCTGACGGCCCAGGTGGGCTCACTGCTGGACCAGCGGATCGCTCAACTGGCGGTCAGCGGTCATGACACCGGTGCACAGGCCAGCTCCCGCAAGCTGATCGGGGTGCGCTACCGCCAGACGCTGGCGGAGTTCCGGCTGGAGCTGTCCGACGGCGGCGGTGCGGTGCGCAACCACGAGGTGCACGACTTCCTCAACACGCGCTGCCTGACGATCGCCGGCGGTACCGAGCAGATCCTGCTGACCGTCGCCGGTGAGCGGTTGCTCGGCCTGCCGCGGTAG
- a CDS encoding metal ABC transporter ATP-binding protein: MPDTAQPPALVFDDVSAVRGGRLIWSEGTFEIPTGGIVALIGSNGSGKSTMLQVVLGLLPAASGSVRVLGGAPGEHNDLIGYVPQDYAAGAGEAIRARGAVTLGLTGRRWGFTRTSAADRARVDEALEWVEATGFATMRLSELSGGQRQRIALANALVGHPKMLILDEPLAALDLRNQHEIVQLLAKLNKDLGVTILVVAHDLNPLLSVLDSAIYLLDGHAHHAAIDEVVDADLLTHLYGTQVQVANTPLGQMYMRSV; this comes from the coding sequence GTGCCGGACACTGCCCAACCGCCTGCCCTCGTCTTCGATGACGTCAGTGCCGTGCGCGGGGGCCGGCTGATCTGGTCGGAGGGCACTTTCGAGATCCCGACGGGCGGCATCGTCGCGCTGATCGGTTCCAACGGATCGGGCAAGTCCACCATGCTGCAGGTCGTGCTGGGCCTGTTGCCTGCAGCCTCGGGTTCGGTGCGGGTGCTCGGCGGCGCGCCGGGTGAACACAACGATCTGATCGGCTACGTCCCTCAGGACTACGCCGCAGGTGCGGGGGAGGCCATCCGGGCCCGCGGTGCGGTAACTCTCGGGCTCACCGGGCGGCGCTGGGGTTTCACCCGCACGTCGGCGGCCGACCGGGCCCGGGTCGACGAGGCCCTTGAGTGGGTCGAGGCGACCGGCTTCGCGACCATGCGGCTGTCGGAGCTGTCCGGTGGCCAACGGCAGCGCATCGCCCTGGCCAATGCCCTTGTCGGACATCCGAAGATGCTGATCCTCGACGAGCCGCTGGCCGCGCTCGACCTGCGCAACCAACACGAGATCGTGCAGTTGCTGGCCAAGCTCAACAAGGACCTGGGCGTGACGATTCTCGTTGTCGCGCATGACCTCAACCCGCTTTTGAGCGTGCTCGACAGCGCCATCTATCTGCTCGACGGGCACGCGCACCACGCTGCCATCGACGAGGTGGTGGACGCCGATCTGCTGACGCACCTCTACGGAACCCAGGTGCAGGTGGCCAACACCCCGCTAGGCCAGATGTACATGAGGAGCGTGTGA
- the hsaD gene encoding 4,5:9,10-diseco-3-hydroxy-5,9,17-trioxoandrosta-1(10),2-diene-4-oate hydrolase yields MTATQEITFESTSRYAQVRDDMRLHYHEAGDPNAQTIVLLHGGGPGASSWSNFGRNIAVLAEHYHVLAVDQPGYGHSDKHTEHEQYNRYSAKALLGLFDHLGLQGRIPLLGNSLGGGTAVRFALDYPDRAGKLILMGPGGLSVNLFAPDPTEGVKALAKFNFEPTRENLEAFIRIMVFDQKLVTPELVDERFAIASTPESLAATRAMGKSFAGADFELGMMWREVYKLRQPVLLIWGREDRVNPLDGALVALKQISRVQLHVFGQCGHWAQVEKFDEFNKLTIDFLGG; encoded by the coding sequence ATGACTGCCACGCAAGAGATCACCTTCGAGTCCACCTCGCGCTACGCGCAGGTCAGAGATGACATGCGGCTGCATTACCACGAGGCCGGTGACCCGAATGCGCAGACCATCGTGCTGTTGCACGGCGGTGGCCCCGGCGCCTCGAGCTGGTCGAACTTCGGCCGCAACATCGCGGTGCTGGCCGAGCACTACCATGTGCTCGCGGTCGACCAGCCCGGCTACGGGCACTCCGACAAGCACACCGAGCACGAGCAGTACAACCGCTACAGCGCCAAGGCGCTGCTCGGGCTGTTCGACCACCTCGGTCTGCAGGGCCGGATCCCGCTGCTGGGCAACTCGCTCGGCGGCGGCACCGCGGTCCGCTTCGCGTTGGACTACCCGGACCGTGCGGGCAAGCTGATCCTGATGGGCCCGGGCGGCTTGAGCGTCAACCTGTTCGCGCCGGACCCGACCGAAGGCGTCAAGGCGCTCGCCAAGTTCAACTTCGAACCGACGCGCGAGAACCTCGAAGCCTTTATCCGGATCATGGTGTTCGACCAGAAGCTGGTCACCCCTGAGCTGGTCGACGAGCGGTTCGCGATTGCCAGCACGCCGGAGTCACTGGCTGCCACCCGCGCGATGGGTAAGTCGTTCGCCGGTGCTGATTTCGAGCTCGGCATGATGTGGCGCGAGGTGTACAAGCTGCGTCAGCCGGTGCTGCTGATCTGGGGCCGTGAGGACCGGGTCAACCCGCTCGACGGCGCACTGGTGGCGCTCAAGCAGATTTCGCGGGTTCAGCTCCATGTCTTCGGGCAGTGTGGACACTGGGCTCAGGTCGAGAAGTTCGACGAGTTCAACAAGCTCACCATCGATTTCCTTGGGGGTTAG
- a CDS encoding metal ABC transporter permease yields the protein MPAGLVAAGTFAQGNLALGYQHNWWQILTSAFMRNALIGGTLVALAAGLIGYFVIVRNTAFAAHALAHIGLPGATGAALLGLPVGLGLGAFCVGGALVIGALGSRAHDREVATGTVLALATGFGLFFNSLATKNSSTLTNVLFGNLLAITHQQLLMFTALLLVLAATVVFVFRPLLFASVNAQVAEAKGVPVRALSVLFMVLLGIAVTMAVLAVGTLLLFALVVTPAATAIMVTARPILAMTISTVISVLSVWAGLAVSAIFNMPPSFVIVTIACGIWLAVWTVDRVRNSAIH from the coding sequence ATGCCGGCGGGTCTGGTTGCTGCTGGAACGTTCGCCCAAGGCAATCTGGCACTGGGCTATCAGCACAACTGGTGGCAGATCCTGACCTCGGCGTTCATGCGCAACGCGTTGATCGGCGGCACGTTGGTGGCGCTGGCGGCCGGGCTGATCGGCTATTTCGTCATCGTGCGCAATACCGCGTTCGCCGCCCACGCGCTGGCCCACATCGGTCTGCCCGGTGCGACAGGCGCGGCGCTGCTCGGGCTTCCGGTCGGGTTGGGACTCGGGGCGTTCTGCGTCGGCGGAGCCCTGGTCATCGGGGCGCTGGGCAGCCGGGCCCACGACCGCGAGGTGGCTACGGGTACGGTGCTGGCCCTGGCCACCGGCTTCGGCCTGTTCTTCAACTCGCTGGCCACCAAGAATTCGTCCACGTTGACCAATGTGTTGTTCGGCAACCTGCTGGCCATCACCCACCAGCAGTTGCTGATGTTCACCGCGCTGCTGCTGGTGTTGGCCGCCACGGTCGTGTTCGTCTTCCGCCCACTGTTGTTCGCATCGGTCAACGCGCAGGTGGCCGAGGCCAAAGGGGTGCCGGTCCGCGCGTTGTCGGTGCTGTTCATGGTGCTGTTGGGGATCGCGGTGACGATGGCGGTGCTGGCCGTGGGCACGCTGCTGCTGTTCGCACTTGTCGTCACGCCGGCCGCGACGGCCATCATGGTGACGGCCCGACCGATTCTCGCAATGACGATCTCGACCGTGATCAGTGTGCTGTCGGTCTGGGCGGGGCTTGCGGTCTCGGCAATCTTCAACATGCCGCCGAGCTTCGTGATCGTCACGATCGCGTGCGGAATCTGGCTGGCGGTGTGGACGGTTGACCGGGTGAGGAATTCGGCGATCCACTAG
- the kstR gene encoding cholesterol catabolism transcriptional regulator KstR, whose amino-acid sequence MAVLAESELGSEAQRERRKRILDATLAIASKGGYEAVQMRAVAERADVAVGTLYRYFPSKVHLLVSALGREFERIDAKTDRAALAGGTPYQRLSFMVGKLNRAMQRNPLLTEAMTRAFVFADASAAGEVDHVGKLMDSMFARAMSDGEPTEDQYHIARVISDVWLSNLLAWLTRRASATDVSKRLDLAVRLLIGAEDKPKI is encoded by the coding sequence GTGGCAGTCCTCGCCGAATCCGAACTCGGCTCCGAAGCACAGCGCGAACGCCGCAAGCGCATCCTCGATGCCACCCTGGCCATCGCCTCCAAGGGCGGCTACGAGGCCGTCCAGATGCGGGCCGTGGCCGAACGGGCCGATGTCGCCGTCGGCACGCTCTACCGCTACTTCCCCTCCAAGGTCCACCTGCTGGTGTCCGCCCTCGGCCGGGAGTTCGAGCGCATCGACGCCAAGACCGACCGGGCCGCGCTCGCCGGTGGCACCCCCTACCAGCGGCTGAGTTTCATGGTCGGCAAGCTGAACCGGGCCATGCAGCGCAACCCGTTGCTCACCGAGGCCATGACGCGGGCCTTCGTCTTCGCCGACGCCTCCGCGGCCGGCGAGGTCGACCACGTCGGCAAGCTGATGGACTCGATGTTCGCCCGCGCAATGAGCGACGGCGAGCCGACCGAGGACCAGTACCACATCGCCCGGGTCATCTCGGACGTGTGGCTGTCCAACCTGCTGGCATGGCTGACCCGGCGGGCCTCGGCCACCGACGTCAGCAAGAGACTGGACCTTGCGGTGCGGCTGCTGATCGGCGCCGAGGACAAACCTAAGATCTAG
- a CDS encoding ferredoxin--NADP reductase encodes MTDEPLGSHVLELQVSAVIEETADARSLVFSVPEGSNVPADRLRYSPGQFLTLRIPSDRTGSVARCYSLSSSPVTDDQLTVTVKRTADGYASNWLCDNAHAGMKMHVLAPSGTFVPRDLNTDFLLLAAGSGITPMMAICKSALAEGTGNVVLVYANRDENSVIFGATLRDLAAKYPDRFTVVHWLETVQGLPSPAALAGLVAPYAAREAFICGPGPFMASAEQALQQAGTADERIHIEVFKSLDSDPFAAVVIEEDDSDQGPATAIVTLDGTTHEVRWPRSATLLDVLLDKGLDAPFSCREGHCGACAVLKKSGDVEMKINDVLEPSDLDEGLILGCQATPVSDSVEVTYDE; translated from the coding sequence GTGACTGATGAACCATTGGGCAGCCATGTGCTCGAACTGCAGGTGAGCGCGGTCATCGAGGAGACGGCCGACGCGCGTTCCCTCGTGTTCTCTGTACCTGAGGGTTCCAACGTCCCCGCCGATCGGTTGCGCTACTCCCCGGGGCAGTTCCTGACGCTGCGGATACCGAGCGATCGCACCGGCTCGGTGGCCCGCTGCTATTCGCTGTCCAGCTCGCCGGTGACCGACGATCAGCTGACCGTCACGGTCAAGCGAACTGCCGACGGCTACGCGTCGAACTGGCTGTGCGACAACGCCCACGCCGGCATGAAGATGCACGTGCTGGCCCCGTCGGGCACGTTCGTGCCGCGCGACCTCAACACCGACTTCCTGCTGCTGGCCGCGGGCAGCGGCATCACCCCGATGATGGCGATCTGCAAGTCCGCGCTCGCCGAGGGCACCGGCAACGTCGTCCTCGTCTACGCCAACCGCGACGAGAACTCGGTCATCTTCGGCGCGACCCTGCGTGACCTCGCCGCCAAGTACCCCGACCGGTTCACCGTCGTGCACTGGCTGGAGACCGTGCAGGGGCTGCCCAGTCCGGCCGCGCTCGCCGGACTCGTCGCGCCCTATGCCGCGCGCGAGGCGTTCATCTGCGGACCCGGGCCGTTCATGGCGTCAGCCGAGCAGGCGCTGCAGCAGGCCGGCACCGCCGACGAGCGCATCCACATCGAGGTGTTCAAGTCGCTGGATTCCGACCCGTTCGCCGCCGTGGTGATCGAGGAAGATGACAGCGACCAGGGGCCGGCCACCGCGATCGTCACCCTGGACGGCACCACCCACGAGGTTCGTTGGCCGCGCTCGGCCACGCTGCTCGACGTCCTGCTGGACAAGGGATTGGACGCACCGTTCTCCTGCCGCGAGGGCCATTGCGGCGCCTGCGCGGTGCTCAAGAAGTCCGGGGACGTCGAGATGAAGATCAACGACGTGCTCGAACCGTCCGATCTGGACGAGGGGCTGATCCTGGGTTGCCAGGCCACGCCGGTGTCGGATTCAGTCGAAGTCACCTACGACGAGTAA